Proteins encoded in a region of the Scyliorhinus canicula chromosome 2, sScyCan1.1, whole genome shotgun sequence genome:
- the LOC119961268 gene encoding shugoshin 2-like isoform X1 — protein sequence MESEAMNATVSTSHLDFSGKMKERRNGILKKTKYNASLISKIKTKILNNSSMMKISLKNNNKALALALAEEKKKYRMAEQEKVILQKEIYTQNYDIVMLQQRLKTQNAKLSTLEDSLMKIKSCFFDATNYLSTAINTCECDFQEHQWNGMLFQRSNSVNEDSGSNLNTRLPSGVPPNFRIEEINQASSSQDDKINSLKEAVAVLVDGSTSLMGALACQAFTVNLHENVSINDPNIREHVEVGRPSQDRVSNHTRFSQNFRTSTMYSVPQISLTEQTPETWLSGAMSENQNITLRKKDSCSRSSKISMELMEKNGTSLTRESHSRISNASDISEFNKTSLVVPQVRITPVRYSSQLFDLKRSSTNLFAEKQSDEPWKSEVTIFDAEMDLTTSEAVEIVTVATKSTKHKIKKAKGEKVKVEASSKNVETLRKVKRPKEKNCNIEYLVCKKKQRKHSEEVSVFDQGFVNNNEEPIVGIPNNGPNDWLMHEDSIPNSQEDYRQVVSASKENICNMKGKAEKKTCRVAESVKGSTSNLIVPGARGDYHEVELNEHLNNVEVSSGISNALQDQLDNVKENIGHGTFVVTEKYHSIKESTSNPVIQTKKDYDVEMAEHPDIKDYGNLNNKNTSRRTFVVTEEHKSIRDNTTKSIWQEKPRKHHNIKESTSNPVVQKRTEHDVEMAEHPDIEDYGNLNNKNSSRRTFVVTEEHKSIRDNATKSIGQEKLRNQNIMITDNYQDSSEENIGIKGKANQRVEKLKSVKDNSSKSVGQKKLRKQSVMVTDEYSDNLEEVCRTHDASEENTGNKRKASLRRFVVCKEQKTVKDGSPNSVIWQKGKEQHDVEVAEHPDIKDYANLNNKNTSRRTFVVTEEHKSIRDNTTKSIWQEKPRKHHDIKESTSNPVVQKRTEHDVEMAEHPDIEDYGNLNNKNSSRRTFVVTEEHKSIRDNATKSIGQEKLRNQNIMVTDNYQDSSEENIGIKGKANRRVEKLKSVKDNSSKSVGQKKLRKQSVMVTDEYSDNLEEVCRTHDASEENTGNKRKASLRRFVVCKEQKTVKDGSPNSVIWQKGKEQHEVEVAEHLGNLEICNPNNEDNQKTIVVPKRHKKLSKWEKCREQQEIVIDNLVNIRLDNLEKSNKNSNTIESDISNEKCKADRRTFVISKERKSVKESSSKLTKVEKDEEQYVTAEHFPSTEGSSGTSDTLQDYIKEIADQRTFVANKIPMNVAHSSNLLVEIQDKKQCLTDVNQHLNRFERGSNKSYNQNADISPEDFTNIKKRLDRSIVVYKNIEKDPTQSALPVKKALQYEVKKVQVECEQNTHKILKNDWTSISEKGSKPGRKICINGPSESAPQLPMEDNLATAVRSKVQENKECEVLKDVTNVIPTKLLHQSQLSLRCKRQTTAGLSYKEPSLGRKLRQGDAFTDSRFLHSPVPKTGQKVKKRCGAQNLHK from the exons ATGGAAAGTGAAGCGATGAATGCAACTGTATCCACCAGCCATTTGGACTTCTCTGGAAAAATGAAGGAACGACGCAATGGTATTTTGAAAAAGACAAAGTACAATGCATCTCTGATCTCTAAGATTAAGACCAAGATTCTTA ACAATTCATCAATGATGAAGATCTCACTTAAGAATAACAATAAAGCTTTGGCATTAGCTCTTGCTGAAGAGAAGAAAAAATACAGAATGGCTGAACAAGAAAAAGTAATTCTTCAAAAAGAAATATACACCCAAAATTATGATATAGTTATGCTCCAGCAAAGATTAAAAACTCAG AATGCTAAACTTTCGACCTTGGAAGATTCCTTGATGAAGATAAAAAGCTGCTTCTTTGATGCTACCAATTATTTGTCAACTGCCATCAATACCTGTGAATGTGAT TTTCAAGAACATCAATGGAATGGTATGTTATTCCAAAGAAGTAATAGTGTTAATGAAGATTCCGGCTCTAACTT AAACACGAGGTTACCATCAGGAGTCCCACCCAACTTCAGAATTGAAGAAATAAATCAAGCCAGTAGCAGCCAGGATGATAAAATTAATTCCTTGAAAGAAGCTGTAGCAGTTCTAGTGGATGGTTCTACATCTTTAATGGGTGCACTTGCATGTCAAGCTTTTACTGTGAATCTCCATGAAAACGTTTCAATCAATGACCCAAATATCAGAGAGCATGTTGAGGTTGGACGTCCTAGTCAAG ATCGAGTTTCAAATCATACCAGGTTTTCTCAGAATTtcagaacatccaccatgtatAGTGTTCCACAAATATCGTTAACTGAACAGACACCTGAAACTTGGCTGAGTGGAGCTATGTCTGAAAACCAAAATATTACCTTAAGAAAGAAAGATTCGTGCTCTCGAAGTTCGAAAATCTCTATGGAATTAATGGAGAAGAACGGTACTTCCTTGACGAGAGAATCGCATTCGAGAATTTCTAACGCCAGTGATATCTCTGAATTTAACAAGACAAGTTTGGTTGTGCCTCAAGTTAGAATTACTCCAGTGCGGTACAGTTCACAGCTTTTTGATTTAAAAAGGAGCAGCACAAATTTATTCGCTGAAAAACAGTCCGATGAGCCATGGAAATCTGAAGTAACTATCTTTGATGCAGAAATGGACCTAACtaccagtgaagcagtagaaatTGTTACTGTTGCAACTAAATCTACAAAACACAAAATCAAAAAAGCTAAAGGAGAAAAGGTGAAAGTTGAAGCATCCTCAAAGAATGTGGAGACATTGCGAAAAGTAAAACGGCCAAAGGAAAAGAATTGCAACATTGAATATCTAGTGTgcaaaaagaaacaaagaaaacatTCTGAGGAGGTTTCTGTTTTTGACCAAGGCTTTGTAAATAATAATGAAGAACCCATTGTTGGTATTCCAAACAATGGACCAAATGATTGGCTAATGCATGAAGACAGTATCCCAAACAGTCAGGAGGATTATCGCCAGGTTGTGAGTGCTTCAAAAGAAAATATTTGCAATATGAAGGGAAAAGCTGAGAAAAAGACCTGTAGAGTTGCTGAGAGCGTTAAGGGAAGCACATCTAATTTAATTGTACCAGGAGCTCGTGGAGATTACCATGAAGTGGAGCTAAATGAACATCTAAATAATGTGGAAGTGAGCAGTGGAATTTCAAATGCTTTGCAAGATCAGCTTGATAACGTAAAAGAAAACATTGGCCATGGGACATTTGTTGTGACTGAAAAGTACCACAGCATTAAAGAAAGTACATCTAATCCAGTTATACAGACAAAGAaagactatgatgtggagatggctgAACATCCAGATATAAAAGATTATGGGAATTTAAATAACAAGAACACTAGCCGAAGGACATTTGTGGTTACAGAAGAGCACAAGAGCATTAGAGATAATACAACTAAATCAATTTGGCAGGAGAAACCTAGAAAGCACCACAATATTAAAGAAAGTACATCTAATCCAGTTGTACAGAAAAGGacagaacatgatgtggagatggctgAACATCCAGATATAGAAGATTATGGGAATTTAAATAACAAGAACAGTAGCCGAAGGACATTTGTGGTTACAGAAGAGCACAAGAGCATTAGGGATAATGCAACTAAATCAATTGGACAGGAGAAACTTAGAAATCAGAATATAATGATCACAGATAACTATCAAGATAGTTCAGAAGAAAATATTGGTATTAAAGGCAAAGCTAACCAAAGGGTAGAAAAGCTCAAGAGCGTTAAAGATAACTCTTCTAAATCAGTTGGACAGAAGAAACTTAGAAAGCAGAGTGTAATGGTCACAGATGAATATTCAGATAATTTAGAAGAGGTTTGCAGGACCCATGATGCTTCAGAAGAAAACACTGGTAATAAACGTAAGGCTAGTCTAAGGAGATTTGTAGTGTGCAAAGAACAGAAGACTGTTAAAGACGGTTCACCAAATTCAGTAATATGGCAGAAAGGCAAAGAACAACATGATGTGGAGGTGGCTGAACATCCAGATATAAAAGATTATGCGAATTTAAATAACAAGAACACTAGCCGAAGGACATTTGTGGTTACAGAAGAGCACAAGAGCATTAGAGATAATACAACTAAATCAATTTGGCAGGAGAAACCTAGAAAGCACCACGATATTAAAGAAAGTACATCTAATCCAGTTGTACAGAAAAGGacagaacatgatgtggagatggctgAACATCCAGATATAGAAGATTATGGGAATTTAAATAACAAGAACAGTAGCCGAAGGACATTTGTGGTTACCGAAGAGCACAAGAGCATTAGGGATAATGCAACTAAATCAATTGGACAGGAGAAACTTAGAAATCAGAATATAATGGTCACAGATAACTATCAAGATAGTTCAGAAGAAAATATTGGTATTAAAGGCAAAGCTAACCGAAGGGTAGAAAAGCTCAAGAGCGTTAAAGATAACTCTTCTAAATCAGTTGGACAGAAGAAACTTAGAAAGCAGAGTGTAATGGTCACAGATGAATATTCAGATAATTTAGAAGAGGTTTGCAGGACCCATGATGCTTCAGAAGAAAACACTGGTAATAAACGTAAGGCTAGTCTAAGGAGATTTGTAGTGTGCAAAGAACAGAAGACTGTTAAAGACGGTTCACCAAATTCAGTAATATGGCAGAAAGGCAAAGAACAACATGAAGTGGAGGTGGCTGAGCATTTAGGTAATCTAGAAATCTGCAATCCAAATAATGAAGATAACCAAAAGACGATTGTAGTGCCGAAAAGACACAAAAAATTATCCAAGTGGGAGAAATGTAGAGAGCAGCAAGAAATTGTGATAGATAATCTTGTAAACATTCGTCTGGATAATCTGGAAAAGAGCAATAAAAATTCTAATACCATAGAATCAGATATTAGCAATGAAAAGTGCAAGGCTGACAGAAGAACATTTGTGATATCTAAAGAACGTAAGAGTGTGAAAGAAAGTTCTTCTAAACTAACTAAAGTGGAGAAAGATGAAGAACAGTATGTGACAGCTGAACATTTCCCCAGTACAGAAGGGAGCAGTGGAACATCTGACACACTACAAGATTATATAAAGGAAATAGCTGACCAAAGGACATTTGTGGCAAACAAAATACCAATGAATGTTGCACATTCATCTAATCTATTAGTGGAAATTCAAGATAAAAAGCAGTGTCTAACGGATGTAAATCAACATTTGAATCGTTTCGAGAGAGGGAGCAATAAAAGCTACAACCAAAACGCAGATATATCCCCAGAAGACTTTACCAATATAAAGAAGAGATTGGACAGATCAATTGTTGTTTACAAAAATATTGAAAAAGACCCAACTCAGTCAGCTCTGCCAGTGAAAAAAGCATTGCAGTACGAAGTCAAGAAAGTACAAGTAGAGTGTGAACAGAACACACACAAAATTTTAAAGAATGATTGGACGTCAATTTCAGAAAAAGGAAGCAAACCTGGTAGGAAAATCTGCATAAATGGCCCCAGTGAATCTGCCCCGCAACTACCCATGGAGGACAATCTTGCAACTGCAGTGCGTTCAAAAGTTCAAG AGAATAAAGAATGTGAAGTCCTGAAGGATGTGACAAATGTAATTCCTACCAAACTCTTGCATCAGTCACAGCTCAGTTTACGTTGTAAACGGCAAACTACTGCAGGATTAAGTTACAAAGAACCATCACTCGGAAG
- the LOC119961268 gene encoding shugoshin 2-like isoform X2 translates to MESEAMNATVSTSHLDFSGKMKERRNGILKKTKYNASLISKIKTKILNNSSMMKISLKNNNKALALALAEEKKKYRMAEQEKVILQKEIYTQNYDIVMLQQRLKTQFQEHQWNGMLFQRSNSVNEDSGSNLNTRLPSGVPPNFRIEEINQASSSQDDKINSLKEAVAVLVDGSTSLMGALACQAFTVNLHENVSINDPNIREHVEVGRPSQDRVSNHTRFSQNFRTSTMYSVPQISLTEQTPETWLSGAMSENQNITLRKKDSCSRSSKISMELMEKNGTSLTRESHSRISNASDISEFNKTSLVVPQVRITPVRYSSQLFDLKRSSTNLFAEKQSDEPWKSEVTIFDAEMDLTTSEAVEIVTVATKSTKHKIKKAKGEKVKVEASSKNVETLRKVKRPKEKNCNIEYLVCKKKQRKHSEEVSVFDQGFVNNNEEPIVGIPNNGPNDWLMHEDSIPNSQEDYRQVVSASKENICNMKGKAEKKTCRVAESVKGSTSNLIVPGARGDYHEVELNEHLNNVEVSSGISNALQDQLDNVKENIGHGTFVVTEKYHSIKESTSNPVIQTKKDYDVEMAEHPDIKDYGNLNNKNTSRRTFVVTEEHKSIRDNTTKSIWQEKPRKHHNIKESTSNPVVQKRTEHDVEMAEHPDIEDYGNLNNKNSSRRTFVVTEEHKSIRDNATKSIGQEKLRNQNIMITDNYQDSSEENIGIKGKANQRVEKLKSVKDNSSKSVGQKKLRKQSVMVTDEYSDNLEEVCRTHDASEENTGNKRKASLRRFVVCKEQKTVKDGSPNSVIWQKGKEQHDVEVAEHPDIKDYANLNNKNTSRRTFVVTEEHKSIRDNTTKSIWQEKPRKHHDIKESTSNPVVQKRTEHDVEMAEHPDIEDYGNLNNKNSSRRTFVVTEEHKSIRDNATKSIGQEKLRNQNIMVTDNYQDSSEENIGIKGKANRRVEKLKSVKDNSSKSVGQKKLRKQSVMVTDEYSDNLEEVCRTHDASEENTGNKRKASLRRFVVCKEQKTVKDGSPNSVIWQKGKEQHEVEVAEHLGNLEICNPNNEDNQKTIVVPKRHKKLSKWEKCREQQEIVIDNLVNIRLDNLEKSNKNSNTIESDISNEKCKADRRTFVISKERKSVKESSSKLTKVEKDEEQYVTAEHFPSTEGSSGTSDTLQDYIKEIADQRTFVANKIPMNVAHSSNLLVEIQDKKQCLTDVNQHLNRFERGSNKSYNQNADISPEDFTNIKKRLDRSIVVYKNIEKDPTQSALPVKKALQYEVKKVQVECEQNTHKILKNDWTSISEKGSKPGRKICINGPSESAPQLPMEDNLATAVRSKVQENKECEVLKDVTNVIPTKLLHQSQLSLRCKRQTTAGLSYKEPSLGRKLRQGDAFTDSRFLHSPVPKTGQKVKKRCGAQNLHK, encoded by the exons ATGGAAAGTGAAGCGATGAATGCAACTGTATCCACCAGCCATTTGGACTTCTCTGGAAAAATGAAGGAACGACGCAATGGTATTTTGAAAAAGACAAAGTACAATGCATCTCTGATCTCTAAGATTAAGACCAAGATTCTTA ACAATTCATCAATGATGAAGATCTCACTTAAGAATAACAATAAAGCTTTGGCATTAGCTCTTGCTGAAGAGAAGAAAAAATACAGAATGGCTGAACAAGAAAAAGTAATTCTTCAAAAAGAAATATACACCCAAAATTATGATATAGTTATGCTCCAGCAAAGATTAAAAACTCAG TTTCAAGAACATCAATGGAATGGTATGTTATTCCAAAGAAGTAATAGTGTTAATGAAGATTCCGGCTCTAACTT AAACACGAGGTTACCATCAGGAGTCCCACCCAACTTCAGAATTGAAGAAATAAATCAAGCCAGTAGCAGCCAGGATGATAAAATTAATTCCTTGAAAGAAGCTGTAGCAGTTCTAGTGGATGGTTCTACATCTTTAATGGGTGCACTTGCATGTCAAGCTTTTACTGTGAATCTCCATGAAAACGTTTCAATCAATGACCCAAATATCAGAGAGCATGTTGAGGTTGGACGTCCTAGTCAAG ATCGAGTTTCAAATCATACCAGGTTTTCTCAGAATTtcagaacatccaccatgtatAGTGTTCCACAAATATCGTTAACTGAACAGACACCTGAAACTTGGCTGAGTGGAGCTATGTCTGAAAACCAAAATATTACCTTAAGAAAGAAAGATTCGTGCTCTCGAAGTTCGAAAATCTCTATGGAATTAATGGAGAAGAACGGTACTTCCTTGACGAGAGAATCGCATTCGAGAATTTCTAACGCCAGTGATATCTCTGAATTTAACAAGACAAGTTTGGTTGTGCCTCAAGTTAGAATTACTCCAGTGCGGTACAGTTCACAGCTTTTTGATTTAAAAAGGAGCAGCACAAATTTATTCGCTGAAAAACAGTCCGATGAGCCATGGAAATCTGAAGTAACTATCTTTGATGCAGAAATGGACCTAACtaccagtgaagcagtagaaatTGTTACTGTTGCAACTAAATCTACAAAACACAAAATCAAAAAAGCTAAAGGAGAAAAGGTGAAAGTTGAAGCATCCTCAAAGAATGTGGAGACATTGCGAAAAGTAAAACGGCCAAAGGAAAAGAATTGCAACATTGAATATCTAGTGTgcaaaaagaaacaaagaaaacatTCTGAGGAGGTTTCTGTTTTTGACCAAGGCTTTGTAAATAATAATGAAGAACCCATTGTTGGTATTCCAAACAATGGACCAAATGATTGGCTAATGCATGAAGACAGTATCCCAAACAGTCAGGAGGATTATCGCCAGGTTGTGAGTGCTTCAAAAGAAAATATTTGCAATATGAAGGGAAAAGCTGAGAAAAAGACCTGTAGAGTTGCTGAGAGCGTTAAGGGAAGCACATCTAATTTAATTGTACCAGGAGCTCGTGGAGATTACCATGAAGTGGAGCTAAATGAACATCTAAATAATGTGGAAGTGAGCAGTGGAATTTCAAATGCTTTGCAAGATCAGCTTGATAACGTAAAAGAAAACATTGGCCATGGGACATTTGTTGTGACTGAAAAGTACCACAGCATTAAAGAAAGTACATCTAATCCAGTTATACAGACAAAGAaagactatgatgtggagatggctgAACATCCAGATATAAAAGATTATGGGAATTTAAATAACAAGAACACTAGCCGAAGGACATTTGTGGTTACAGAAGAGCACAAGAGCATTAGAGATAATACAACTAAATCAATTTGGCAGGAGAAACCTAGAAAGCACCACAATATTAAAGAAAGTACATCTAATCCAGTTGTACAGAAAAGGacagaacatgatgtggagatggctgAACATCCAGATATAGAAGATTATGGGAATTTAAATAACAAGAACAGTAGCCGAAGGACATTTGTGGTTACAGAAGAGCACAAGAGCATTAGGGATAATGCAACTAAATCAATTGGACAGGAGAAACTTAGAAATCAGAATATAATGATCACAGATAACTATCAAGATAGTTCAGAAGAAAATATTGGTATTAAAGGCAAAGCTAACCAAAGGGTAGAAAAGCTCAAGAGCGTTAAAGATAACTCTTCTAAATCAGTTGGACAGAAGAAACTTAGAAAGCAGAGTGTAATGGTCACAGATGAATATTCAGATAATTTAGAAGAGGTTTGCAGGACCCATGATGCTTCAGAAGAAAACACTGGTAATAAACGTAAGGCTAGTCTAAGGAGATTTGTAGTGTGCAAAGAACAGAAGACTGTTAAAGACGGTTCACCAAATTCAGTAATATGGCAGAAAGGCAAAGAACAACATGATGTGGAGGTGGCTGAACATCCAGATATAAAAGATTATGCGAATTTAAATAACAAGAACACTAGCCGAAGGACATTTGTGGTTACAGAAGAGCACAAGAGCATTAGAGATAATACAACTAAATCAATTTGGCAGGAGAAACCTAGAAAGCACCACGATATTAAAGAAAGTACATCTAATCCAGTTGTACAGAAAAGGacagaacatgatgtggagatggctgAACATCCAGATATAGAAGATTATGGGAATTTAAATAACAAGAACAGTAGCCGAAGGACATTTGTGGTTACCGAAGAGCACAAGAGCATTAGGGATAATGCAACTAAATCAATTGGACAGGAGAAACTTAGAAATCAGAATATAATGGTCACAGATAACTATCAAGATAGTTCAGAAGAAAATATTGGTATTAAAGGCAAAGCTAACCGAAGGGTAGAAAAGCTCAAGAGCGTTAAAGATAACTCTTCTAAATCAGTTGGACAGAAGAAACTTAGAAAGCAGAGTGTAATGGTCACAGATGAATATTCAGATAATTTAGAAGAGGTTTGCAGGACCCATGATGCTTCAGAAGAAAACACTGGTAATAAACGTAAGGCTAGTCTAAGGAGATTTGTAGTGTGCAAAGAACAGAAGACTGTTAAAGACGGTTCACCAAATTCAGTAATATGGCAGAAAGGCAAAGAACAACATGAAGTGGAGGTGGCTGAGCATTTAGGTAATCTAGAAATCTGCAATCCAAATAATGAAGATAACCAAAAGACGATTGTAGTGCCGAAAAGACACAAAAAATTATCCAAGTGGGAGAAATGTAGAGAGCAGCAAGAAATTGTGATAGATAATCTTGTAAACATTCGTCTGGATAATCTGGAAAAGAGCAATAAAAATTCTAATACCATAGAATCAGATATTAGCAATGAAAAGTGCAAGGCTGACAGAAGAACATTTGTGATATCTAAAGAACGTAAGAGTGTGAAAGAAAGTTCTTCTAAACTAACTAAAGTGGAGAAAGATGAAGAACAGTATGTGACAGCTGAACATTTCCCCAGTACAGAAGGGAGCAGTGGAACATCTGACACACTACAAGATTATATAAAGGAAATAGCTGACCAAAGGACATTTGTGGCAAACAAAATACCAATGAATGTTGCACATTCATCTAATCTATTAGTGGAAATTCAAGATAAAAAGCAGTGTCTAACGGATGTAAATCAACATTTGAATCGTTTCGAGAGAGGGAGCAATAAAAGCTACAACCAAAACGCAGATATATCCCCAGAAGACTTTACCAATATAAAGAAGAGATTGGACAGATCAATTGTTGTTTACAAAAATATTGAAAAAGACCCAACTCAGTCAGCTCTGCCAGTGAAAAAAGCATTGCAGTACGAAGTCAAGAAAGTACAAGTAGAGTGTGAACAGAACACACACAAAATTTTAAAGAATGATTGGACGTCAATTTCAGAAAAAGGAAGCAAACCTGGTAGGAAAATCTGCATAAATGGCCCCAGTGAATCTGCCCCGCAACTACCCATGGAGGACAATCTTGCAACTGCAGTGCGTTCAAAAGTTCAAG AGAATAAAGAATGTGAAGTCCTGAAGGATGTGACAAATGTAATTCCTACCAAACTCTTGCATCAGTCACAGCTCAGTTTACGTTGTAAACGGCAAACTACTGCAGGATTAAGTTACAAAGAACCATCACTCGGAAG